A single genomic interval of Streptomyces sp. NBC_00663 harbors:
- a CDS encoding phosphopantetheine-binding protein, whose translation MSESALWDERFEQLLRSGLPLLPHGATIPADRPLIDLGLDSVGVVALVTGIEDTYDVTFGDEILDVELFSSALYLWQTLRRLAGDRTGPGDVSPSPCGAP comes from the coding sequence GTGAGTGAATCTGCCCTGTGGGACGAGCGGTTCGAGCAACTGCTCCGTTCCGGACTGCCGCTGCTGCCGCACGGCGCCACGATCCCCGCGGACCGCCCGCTCATCGATCTGGGCCTGGACTCGGTGGGTGTCGTGGCGCTCGTCACGGGGATCGAGGACACCTATGACGTGACGTTCGGGGACGAGATCCTGGACGTGGAACTGTTCTCCTCCGCCCTCTACCTCTGGCAGACGCTGCGGCGCCTGGCGGGTGACCGAACCGGTCCCGGTGATGTCAGCCCGTCACCGTGTGGAGCACCTTGA
- a CDS encoding aldehyde dehydrogenase family protein — translation MADVLSGTGRSSTTAEPGELPVENPATGRVFASVAACSTADLDRVLAAASDAYLPWSGWPWERRRACLLECAEVLSAHSQELAETLTREQGKPLRSALTEARLAADWFRHTAELALPDEKLVDTAERSVTARRVPHGIVAAIAPSNFPLILSVAKIAPALMAGNTVVVKPSEITPLSTVRMVELLSGVLPSGVLQVVVGGARLGAALSGHPATRLVSFTGSVETGRAIAGAAAADFKHLVLELGGNDACIVLPDADLDVVAGQIFQKAMDNSGQFCAAVKRVYVDHARQHELAEAFGALARATRTGDGTDPATDLGPLASRSQRERVHDLVTEARQGGARVVTGGAPLDRPGHFYPPTVVTDLPSGTRLELVEQFGPVLPVLSYREPAEAVLRANSSEFGLGGSVWGDEERARQVAAGLDCGTVWINTHGDLRHDVPFGGFRSSGVGVEYGYWGLLEYTRIKVLHTVTG, via the coding sequence ATGGCTGACGTCCTGAGCGGCACCGGGCGGTCGTCCACCACGGCGGAGCCGGGTGAACTGCCGGTGGAGAACCCGGCGACGGGCAGGGTGTTCGCCTCGGTCGCCGCCTGCTCCACCGCCGACCTCGACCGGGTGCTGGCCGCCGCCTCCGACGCGTACCTGCCCTGGTCCGGGTGGCCGTGGGAACGGCGACGGGCGTGCCTGCTGGAGTGCGCCGAGGTGCTGTCCGCACACAGCCAGGAGCTTGCCGAAACACTCACCAGGGAACAGGGAAAGCCGCTGCGGAGCGCGCTGACGGAGGCACGACTGGCCGCCGACTGGTTCCGCCACACCGCTGAACTCGCGCTTCCCGACGAGAAGTTGGTCGACACGGCGGAACGGTCCGTGACGGCACGGCGCGTGCCCCACGGAATCGTGGCCGCGATCGCTCCGTCGAACTTTCCCCTCATCCTCTCGGTCGCGAAGATCGCACCCGCCCTCATGGCGGGGAACACGGTGGTGGTCAAACCCTCCGAGATCACCCCACTGTCCACCGTACGGATGGTCGAGCTGCTGTCCGGGGTACTGCCTTCCGGGGTGCTCCAGGTGGTCGTGGGGGGTGCCCGGCTGGGCGCCGCGCTGAGCGGTCATCCCGCGACACGCCTCGTGTCGTTCACCGGGTCGGTCGAGACGGGCCGCGCCATCGCCGGAGCCGCCGCGGCGGACTTCAAGCACCTGGTGCTCGAACTCGGCGGAAACGACGCCTGCATCGTGCTGCCGGACGCCGACCTCGACGTGGTGGCCGGTCAGATCTTCCAGAAGGCGATGGACAACAGCGGCCAGTTCTGCGCCGCCGTGAAACGGGTCTACGTCGACCACGCCCGGCAGCACGAACTCGCCGAGGCGTTCGGCGCACTGGCGCGGGCGACCCGGACCGGCGACGGCACGGACCCGGCAACCGACCTCGGCCCGCTCGCCTCACGGTCCCAACGGGAGCGGGTGCACGACCTGGTCACCGAGGCACGGCAGGGCGGGGCCCGGGTCGTCACCGGTGGCGCACCGCTCGATCGACCCGGTCACTTCTACCCGCCCACGGTCGTCACCGACCTGCCGTCCGGCACCCGGCTGGAGCTGGTGGAGCAGTTCGGGCCGGTGCTGCCGGTTCTGTCGTACAGGGAGCCCGCCGAAGCCGTGCTGCGAGCCAACTCCAGCGAGTTCGGGCTGGGCGGATCGGTGTGGGGCGACGAGGAGCGGGCACGGCAGGTGGCGGCCGGCCTGGACTGCGGAACGGTGTGGATCAACACCCACGGCGATCTGCGGCACGACGTGCCCTTCGGAGGCTTCCGCAGCTCCGGCGTCGGTGTCGAGTACGGGTACTGGGGCCTGCTGGAGTACACCCGCATCAAGGTGCTCCACACGGTGACGGGCTGA